Proteins found in one Paenibacillus wynnii genomic segment:
- a CDS encoding ArpU family phage packaging/lysis transcriptional regulator, whose protein sequence is MGKSDKLAIQLAFDILPIDEIETRRRVEEHLETIRVYRQIGFVRRQAALTASPEPRYHGSTNAISRTTENIAIWNTDRAAELEQQSKLLDLAMGRLKKAEREIIQLRYLDYEDEYDSILCGELGMSERKYRRVKSRAIYILACALGIEVYRENKKDAE, encoded by the coding sequence ATGGGGAAAAGCGACAAATTAGCAATCCAACTGGCTTTTGACATCCTCCCGATCGACGAAATTGAGACCCGTCGGAGGGTGGAAGAGCATTTGGAGACGATACGTGTATATCGGCAGATTGGATTCGTACGGCGGCAGGCAGCATTAACGGCCAGTCCGGAACCGCGGTATCACGGGTCAACCAATGCGATTAGCCGAACGACGGAGAACATAGCGATATGGAATACAGATAGAGCAGCGGAACTAGAGCAGCAGTCGAAGCTACTTGATTTGGCAATGGGGAGGCTTAAGAAGGCTGAGCGGGAGATAATCCAACTACGTTATTTGGATTATGAAGACGAATATGATTCGATTCTCTGTGGGGAATTGGGAATGAGTGAACGGAAATATCGAAGGGTGAAGTCGAGGGCAATTTATATATTGGCTTGTGCACTAGGAATTGAAGTTTATAGGGAGAATAAGAAGGATGCTGAATAA
- a CDS encoding restriction endonuclease → MARRKSKAKQEEEFIQGVMGLAAFGSLAGTYMLTKSIQASVIVCVLVVAVVVVVLIARRMKHEERLKKSGIADIDKMEGIQFEQYLGHLFRAQGYKTEVTKAAGDYGADLILQKDGKKIVVQAKRYSKNVGIKAVQEAQASIAHYGAVEAWVVSNSDYTTAAYELAKSNHVKLINREALIEIILAMNPGTAPAPKAVIAATPVDEMTCPKCGSTLVLRNSTRGQFYGCSSFPKCRHIKQIEAV, encoded by the coding sequence ATGGCAAGAAGAAAGAGTAAGGCAAAACAGGAAGAAGAATTTATTCAAGGTGTTATGGGACTTGCAGCATTTGGATCGCTAGCTGGAACTTATATGTTAACGAAGTCGATTCAGGCATCGGTTATTGTCTGTGTTCTTGTAGTTGCTGTTGTGGTTGTAGTTTTAATAGCTCGGAGAATGAAGCATGAGGAGCGCTTGAAGAAATCGGGGATTGCAGACATTGATAAAATGGAAGGAATTCAGTTTGAGCAGTATCTTGGTCATCTATTTCGAGCACAGGGATATAAGACTGAGGTAACAAAAGCCGCTGGTGATTATGGCGCTGATCTGATCCTTCAGAAGGATGGGAAGAAAATCGTAGTACAAGCCAAGCGTTACAGTAAGAACGTAGGGATCAAGGCGGTTCAGGAGGCACAGGCTTCCATCGCGCATTATGGAGCTGTTGAGGCTTGGGTTGTCTCTAATAGTGATTATACGACCGCTGCTTATGAACTGGCGAAGTCCAATCATGTAAAGTTAATTAATCGTGAGGCATTAATTGAAATAATTTTGGCTATGAATCCCGGGACAGCTCCGGCACCAAAGGCTGTTATCGCTGCAACCCCGGTGGATGAGATGACTTGTCCGAAATGCGGTAGCACGCTCGTTCTTCGTAATAGTACTAGAGGTCAGTTTTACGGATGCAGCAGTTTCCCAAAATGTCGGCATATCAAACAGATAGAAGCAGTATAA
- a CDS encoding site-specific DNA-methyltransferase — translation MRIKNISVERINPAVYNPRINLQPGDPEYEKLRRSLDEFGYVDPIVWNEQTGNMVGGHQRYKVLVNEQGLTELAVSVVNLDPERERLLNLALNKVSGHWDDEALARLLGELQEGGADLALSGFDPDEIGELITEFGGMPDTEIDQLVVEDDFDVQGALDQIKEPETRRGDVWQLGRHILMCGDSTDAEDVAKLMDGVKAALVVTDPPYNVAVQSGSARLVEAGTSSIMNDDMPTEEFAGFLHAVFEQYAVAMEPTAAIYVFHPSSYQREFEDAMNAAGITIRCQCIWVKNAATFGWAQYRFKHEPVFYAHMKGKAPAWCGDRKQTTVWRAGLPAEDPLPETVWEVSKGDVTKYVHPTQKPLELLAIPIRNSSRRGDTVADFFGGSGSTMMTCDQLDRSCRTMELDPVFCDVIKLRYQAATGTEPVLLHRSDPVA, via the coding sequence TTGAGAATTAAAAACATATCAGTAGAGCGAATCAATCCCGCCGTATACAATCCCCGCATAAACCTTCAGCCAGGCGATCCAGAGTACGAGAAGCTTCGACGCAGCCTGGACGAATTTGGTTATGTGGACCCGATCGTGTGGAATGAACAGACCGGCAACATGGTCGGTGGTCATCAGAGATACAAGGTTCTAGTCAATGAGCAGGGTCTTACAGAGCTGGCAGTGTCTGTCGTCAACTTGGACCCGGAGCGGGAGAGGCTGTTGAATCTGGCACTGAATAAAGTATCTGGCCACTGGGATGATGAGGCACTGGCCCGGTTGCTTGGTGAGCTGCAGGAAGGTGGTGCGGATCTGGCTTTGTCCGGTTTTGATCCGGATGAGATCGGTGAGTTGATTACAGAGTTTGGCGGCATGCCGGATACTGAGATCGATCAACTGGTTGTTGAAGATGATTTCGACGTGCAGGGGGCTCTTGATCAGATCAAGGAGCCGGAGACGCGTCGCGGTGATGTGTGGCAGCTCGGACGTCACATTCTAATGTGTGGTGACTCTACGGATGCTGAGGATGTTGCCAAGCTGATGGACGGGGTGAAGGCTGCTCTGGTTGTGACGGACCCACCGTATAATGTCGCGGTGCAGAGCGGCTCTGCCCGCCTGGTTGAAGCCGGCACCAGCTCAATAATGAACGACGATATGCCCACAGAGGAGTTTGCGGGCTTTTTGCATGCAGTCTTCGAACAGTACGCCGTGGCCATGGAACCGACCGCAGCAATCTATGTATTCCATCCATCGTCCTATCAGCGAGAGTTTGAAGACGCGATGAACGCCGCAGGGATTACTATTCGTTGCCAATGTATTTGGGTTAAGAATGCAGCGACGTTCGGCTGGGCTCAGTATCGCTTCAAGCATGAACCGGTGTTTTATGCTCACATGAAGGGGAAGGCTCCGGCTTGGTGCGGCGACCGTAAGCAGACCACTGTATGGCGGGCCGGCTTACCGGCGGAAGATCCACTTCCGGAAACAGTTTGGGAGGTTTCGAAGGGGGATGTGACTAAATATGTGCACCCTACGCAGAAGCCATTGGAACTCCTGGCAATTCCGATTCGGAACAGTAGCAGGCGCGGGGACACGGTTGCTGACTTCTTTGGCGGTAGCGGCTCCACCATGATGACCTG
- a CDS encoding DUF6906 family protein, translating to MKQGKRPTRRQKGEIKAAGLIPANWLIERDTQDKLIVINRVSGKTRDIRRWA from the coding sequence ATGAAACAAGGGAAGCGACCAACACGTCGGCAGAAGGGCGAGATTAAAGCGGCTGGGCTCATTCCAGCAAACTGGCTGATTGAACGGGATACTCAAGACAAACTTATCGTGATCAATCGGGTATCTGGCAAGACTCGGGACATTCGGCGGTGGGCGTAA
- a CDS encoding helix-turn-helix domain-containing protein gives MVNAFSIYQRIIDGRYSGIKSMIGSREENLFLDFKQKSAAQVRGAQKDDRKIYAKALSGFSNSAGGVIVWGISTEKENKEAADIASEEKPIKYIKNFLTDLNNLINEAIVPLNIGIINQVIYINDDQECDEGFVITYVPESELPPHRAMLGDNLYYTRAGDSFIKMEHHMLEDSFGRRQKPKLEIFYNLNQHEGNRFSIVVGIKNTGKYIATYPSIRIIPTEDIKDEPIQINLNVVTQYFENDESKGVFFAGGINDVIHPNTYIEVTILHPKDNWLDKKTLFSYMHKNRNLEFNYEMYAEGCTSVMGTVKIEPSKILESLSL, from the coding sequence ATGGTCAACGCATTTTCAATCTATCAGAGGATAATTGACGGAAGATACTCTGGAATAAAATCAATGATAGGCAGCCGCGAAGAAAACTTATTTCTTGATTTTAAACAAAAGAGTGCTGCTCAAGTTCGAGGTGCTCAAAAAGATGATAGGAAAATATATGCAAAAGCTCTATCGGGATTCTCAAATTCAGCAGGAGGTGTTATTGTATGGGGGATTTCTACTGAAAAGGAAAACAAAGAAGCAGCTGATATAGCAAGTGAGGAAAAACCAATTAAATATATAAAAAATTTCCTTACTGATCTAAATAATTTGATAAATGAAGCAATCGTTCCATTAAACATTGGAATCATAAATCAAGTAATTTACATAAATGATGATCAAGAATGTGATGAGGGGTTTGTAATTACATATGTACCGGAAAGTGAATTGCCACCACATAGAGCAATGCTTGGAGATAACTTATATTACACGCGAGCTGGGGATAGTTTCATTAAAATGGAACATCATATGTTGGAGGACAGTTTTGGGAGAAGGCAAAAACCAAAGTTGGAAATATTTTATAATTTGAACCAACATGAAGGAAATCGTTTTTCAATTGTAGTTGGGATTAAAAATACAGGTAAATATATAGCGACATACCCTTCAATTAGAATTATACCAACTGAAGATATAAAGGATGAACCTATACAGATTAATCTTAATGTTGTAACGCAATATTTTGAAAATGATGAAAGTAAAGGAGTGTTTTTTGCAGGTGGGATTAATGACGTGATTCATCCTAATACATATATTGAAGTTACGATACTTCATCCAAAGGATAATTGGTTAGACAAAAAAACATTATTTTCTTATATGCATAAAAATAGAAATCTTGAATTTAATTATGAAATGTATGCTGAAGGATGTACTTCAGTAATGGGGACTGTGAAAATAGAGCCTTCGAAAATCCTAGAAAGTCTTTCTCTATAG
- the dnaB gene encoding replicative DNA helicase, giving the protein MQDYSEIQGIEIPHSAESEASVLGAVLIDKEGDALEAALELSSEAFYTPANRFVFEAMAELAEAGEPVDVVTVATRLDASKRLVDVGGVQHLSRIAGAVPTAANVDHYISVLKDKHMLRELIRSGIEQIRMASESGDAAQSITAMQVSAARLSDQAAPKQEFKRVRDVAVQVYEDMEHRAVNQTENGVTGLPSGFPDLDRMTSGFQRSDLIIVAARPSVGKTAFALNIAQNVAVRTKETVAVFSLEMSASQLVQRMICAEGNLDANHMRTAAFLDDDWAKGAEAIGRLGESNILIDDSPALTVHEIRNKCRRLKKQEGLGLIVIDYLQLISGSGKRNDNRQQEVSEISRTLKQIARELDVPVIALSQLSRGVEQRQDKRPMLSDLRESGSIEQDADIVAFLYRDDYYDKETEKKNIIEIIIAKQRNGPLGTAELIFLKQFNKFVNYERAHADQSSPPAGNFKDIDKRKWA; this is encoded by the coding sequence ATGCAAGACTACTCGGAAATCCAAGGGATTGAAATACCACACAGCGCGGAATCAGAGGCTTCTGTTCTGGGTGCGGTGCTCATCGACAAGGAAGGTGACGCTCTGGAAGCGGCGCTGGAACTATCGTCAGAGGCCTTTTACACTCCTGCAAACCGATTTGTATTTGAAGCTATGGCTGAACTGGCGGAGGCCGGGGAACCGGTCGATGTAGTAACAGTTGCAACAAGGCTGGATGCGAGTAAGCGGCTTGTTGATGTTGGTGGAGTTCAGCATCTCTCCCGGATCGCCGGAGCGGTACCCACAGCGGCGAACGTTGATCATTACATCAGCGTCTTAAAGGACAAGCATATGCTGCGTGAGCTTATCCGCTCCGGTATTGAGCAGATCCGAATGGCCAGCGAGAGCGGCGATGCTGCACAGTCCATTACGGCAATGCAAGTATCCGCAGCTCGTCTGTCAGATCAGGCAGCACCCAAGCAGGAGTTTAAGCGGGTGCGTGATGTCGCGGTCCAAGTGTATGAGGACATGGAGCATCGAGCAGTCAACCAAACAGAGAACGGTGTAACTGGCCTGCCCAGTGGATTCCCTGACTTGGACCGAATGACTTCCGGCTTCCAGCGGAGTGACCTGATCATCGTAGCAGCCCGGCCATCTGTCGGCAAAACGGCATTCGCGCTTAACATCGCTCAAAACGTAGCGGTGAGGACCAAAGAGACGGTCGCAGTCTTCAGCCTAGAAATGTCAGCCTCGCAGTTGGTACAACGGATGATCTGTGCTGAGGGGAACCTGGACGCGAATCATATGCGGACAGCAGCCTTCCTGGATGATGATTGGGCTAAGGGAGCTGAAGCTATTGGGCGGTTGGGTGAGAGTAATATCCTGATCGATGATTCACCCGCGCTGACGGTCCATGAAATTCGGAATAAATGCCGGCGGCTGAAGAAGCAGGAAGGGCTCGGGCTGATCGTCATTGATTACCTGCAGCTCATCTCCGGATCCGGAAAGCGCAATGATAATCGACAGCAGGAAGTTTCAGAAATCTCCCGTACCTTAAAGCAGATCGCCCGGGAACTGGATGTGCCAGTGATCGCGTTGTCGCAGCTCAGCCGTGGCGTCGAGCAACGCCAGGACAAACGGCCGATGCTTAGTGACCTTCGGGAGTCGGGCTCCATTGAACAAGATGCTGATATCGTCGCCTTTCTTTACCGGGATGACTACTACGACAAGGAAACCGAGAAGAAAAACATTATCGAGATCATTATCGCAAAGCAGCGGAACGGTCCACTCGGCACGGCCGAATTGATCTTCCTCAAGCAGTTCAATAAATTCGTTAATTACGAGCGGGCGCATGCGGATCAGTCATCGCCGCCTGCTGGGAACTTCAAGGATATCGACAAGCGCAAATGGGCGTGA
- a CDS encoding MBL fold metallo-hydrolase produces MIDIQCLGSSSAGNAYRISDGHTTLLLEAGFPFKSIQRALNFRMSDIAGCLITHEHIDHSKAAPEIMRAGINIYTSAGTASARGLLGHRLKVIKALEQFTIGTWTILPFDIQHDVEEPLGFLLANTAGDKLVFLTDTYYCRHRFRDLTHIMVECNYSRDIVNKRVAAGHLHPAQKKRLLRSHFGLEHVKDFLKANDTRNVEEIWLLHLSDGNSNAELFKREIQETTGALVRVADR; encoded by the coding sequence ATGATTGACATTCAATGCCTCGGCTCCAGCAGTGCAGGTAATGCCTATCGCATATCTGATGGCCATACCACGCTTCTGCTGGAAGCCGGCTTTCCATTTAAGTCGATTCAGCGGGCGCTTAACTTCCGTATGTCGGACATTGCCGGTTGCTTGATCACACATGAACATATAGATCATAGCAAGGCTGCTCCTGAAATCATGAGAGCAGGCATTAACATTTACACCAGCGCAGGAACGGCGAGTGCCAGAGGGCTGTTAGGTCACCGTCTAAAGGTTATCAAGGCGTTGGAGCAGTTCACGATTGGCACCTGGACAATCCTACCTTTTGATATTCAGCATGATGTCGAGGAGCCTCTAGGCTTCCTGCTTGCCAATACAGCAGGCGATAAGCTGGTCTTCCTAACAGATACCTATTACTGCCGGCATCGCTTCAGAGACCTAACGCACATTATGGTGGAGTGTAATTACTCCAGGGATATCGTCAATAAACGGGTGGCTGCAGGCCATCTGCATCCCGCCCAGAAGAAGCGGCTGCTTCGTTCGCACTTTGGACTTGAGCACGTGAAAGACTTCTTGAAAGCCAATGATACCCGGAATGTTGAGGAGATTTGGCTCTTGCACTTATCGGATGGTAATTCAAACGCAGAACTTTTTAAGAGAGAAATTCAGGAGACTACAGGCGCACTGGTCAGGGTAGCAGACCGATGA
- a CDS encoding recombinase RecT: MSTTDQTKQQSAPAEITKKEPTASERFMNKVVSEFGSGVGEVALTNFQKRLAQNYFIALDAILKTTEEKRLKKSEKFRDAVPVTWQHVNMEKLARDVVAMARVGFDPSQPNHINPIPYKNKNSGKYDITFIEGYRGIELKATKYGLDVPDHVTVELVYSTDKFRPVKKDSKNTYEGYEFEIVNAFDRGNIIGGFYYHSFSKAPEKNKLVVMTKKDIEKRKPDHASPEFWGGEKDKWENNKKVGTETVEGWYDKMAWKTIYRAAYGDITIDSQKIDDDYLRLKQMESDFAEAEVDEEIRANANGPIIDITPTNPPDSTPDSEPADSKGSPGPDNFSGDVPPMEQEMDF, encoded by the coding sequence TTGAGTACTACAGATCAAACAAAGCAACAATCGGCACCAGCAGAGATCACAAAGAAAGAACCGACTGCCTCAGAACGCTTTATGAACAAGGTTGTTTCTGAATTTGGTTCCGGCGTGGGGGAGGTTGCCCTTACTAATTTTCAAAAACGCTTAGCGCAGAATTACTTCATCGCTCTGGATGCCATTCTTAAAACCACTGAGGAAAAGCGGCTGAAGAAGTCGGAGAAATTTCGGGATGCCGTTCCAGTTACCTGGCAGCATGTGAACATGGAAAAACTTGCACGTGATGTGGTGGCTATGGCAAGGGTTGGTTTTGACCCTTCTCAACCGAATCACATTAATCCCATCCCTTATAAAAATAAGAATAGCGGCAAATACGACATCACCTTCATCGAAGGGTACCGTGGTATTGAGCTCAAGGCTACGAAATACGGTCTGGATGTTCCAGATCACGTGACCGTTGAGCTGGTTTACTCCACTGACAAATTCAGACCAGTCAAGAAGGATTCGAAGAACACGTATGAAGGCTACGAGTTCGAGATCGTCAATGCCTTTGATCGCGGGAATATTATCGGCGGCTTTTACTATCACAGTTTTTCCAAGGCCCCAGAAAAGAACAAGCTTGTCGTCATGACAAAAAAGGATATCGAAAAGAGAAAGCCAGATCATGCTTCTCCGGAATTCTGGGGAGGAGAAAAGGACAAATGGGAAAATAACAAAAAAGTTGGTACAGAAACAGTTGAGGGCTGGTATGACAAGATGGCATGGAAGACCATTTACCGTGCGGCCTATGGTGACATCACCATCGACTCTCAGAAGATAGATGACGATTACTTGCGCCTGAAGCAAATGGAAAGTGATTTTGCTGAGGCGGAGGTTGATGAGGAAATCCGGGCGAATGCTAACGGACCGATTATCGATATTACTCCTACTAATCCACCAGACAGTACACCTGATAGTGAGCCGGCAGACTCTAAAGGGAGTCCGGGTCCTGATAATTTCTCAGGTGATGTTCCGCCCATGGAACAAGAGATGGATTTCTAA
- a CDS encoding HTH domain-containing protein, which produces MPEGSYPFPTYSGLLEPRHYKQIGTAIWLFLWCISSTTAEKEKEGTVWGVVLGNKPIRINELEEIFEVSNRTIRSWIKTLEDHGYIRVTRAPYGLIFSVRNSKKYQNRVAENFHSPDRDRQNVATLEGSDRQNVADLAAENCRSNKDITEILKDAASASDESQILKAVSQIEKHFCQRRGRGLNVSPTDFAEIKQMIIDGLPVDLINRVVDDSFDNYKPKHKRDEIRSITYCVPRCYDEWTKLQQEEPITGAVPHVPVAIGSPQPQRKTKHQRDLEELDMMIEEERRRGETGGYSSGPHH; this is translated from the coding sequence ATGCCCGAAGGCAGTTACCCGTTTCCGACATACTCAGGGCTTTTGGAGCCGCGACATTATAAACAAATTGGCACAGCGATATGGCTTTTCCTGTGGTGTATCAGCTCCACGACTGCGGAGAAGGAGAAAGAGGGAACTGTCTGGGGCGTCGTCCTCGGGAATAAGCCTATTCGAATTAATGAGCTTGAAGAGATATTTGAAGTCAGCAACCGCACCATCCGTTCTTGGATAAAAACACTCGAAGATCATGGTTACATCCGGGTGACAAGAGCACCTTACGGACTCATTTTTAGTGTTAGAAATTCTAAAAAGTATCAAAACAGAGTGGCAGAAAACTTCCACTCTCCTGATAGAGATCGGCAGAATGTTGCCACTCTGGAGGGTAGTGATAGGCAGAATGTTGCCGATCTCGCGGCAGAAAACTGCCGATCTAATAAAGATATTACAGAGATATTAAAAGATGCTGCTTCTGCTTCTGACGAAAGTCAGATTCTGAAAGCAGTCTCTCAAATTGAAAAGCACTTTTGTCAGAGACGCGGTAGAGGGCTGAATGTATCCCCTACAGATTTTGCCGAAATCAAGCAGATGATTATTGATGGACTACCAGTCGACTTGATAAACAGGGTTGTCGATGATTCCTTTGACAACTACAAGCCGAAGCATAAGCGCGATGAAATCCGAAGCATTACCTACTGCGTCCCTCGCTGCTATGACGAGTGGACGAAGTTGCAGCAGGAAGAGCCCATAACAGGTGCGGTGCCGCACGTACCTGTCGCCATTGGGAGTCCGCAGCCGCAGCGCAAAACGAAGCATCAACGAGATCTTGAAGAATTAGACATGATGATTGAGGAGGAGAGACGACGTGGAGAAACTGGAGGTTATTCTTCTGGTCCGCACCATTAA
- a CDS encoding replicative helicase loader/inhibitor has translation MEKLEVILLVRTIKANYPGFDQSPENIDRLHKYLQDFPYQVAMHNVNNHILTERFPPNIAEIRGRVGELLERDRLRAATDKLFAEMDAARAAAVPPPRGLKEKIYARLLGNPRD, from the coding sequence GTGGAGAAACTGGAGGTTATTCTTCTGGTCCGCACCATTAAGGCCAATTATCCCGGGTTTGACCAGTCGCCTGAAAACATTGATCGGCTGCATAAATATCTTCAAGACTTCCCTTATCAAGTGGCCATGCACAATGTGAATAACCACATCTTGACTGAGCGCTTCCCCCCGAACATCGCTGAAATTAGAGGGCGGGTCGGAGAACTATTGGAGCGGGATCGGCTACGTGCCGCCACGGATAAATTATTTGCAGAAATGGACGCGGCGCGTGCGGCTGCAGTACCGCCTCCGCGTGGGCTGAAGGAGAAGATTTATGCAAGACTACTCGGAAATCCAAGGGATTGA
- a CDS encoding nucleotide pyrophosphohydrolase yields MNELIEKILEFRQERDWEQFHNPKDLAISLNLEASELLELFQWKTSEEALENNIDKIRDELADIFYYILLISNDLGIDLEDALRNKMIVNEEKYPVDKAYGSNKKYTEL; encoded by the coding sequence ATGAATGAGTTAATAGAAAAAATACTTGAATTTAGACAAGAGCGAGATTGGGAACAGTTTCATAACCCGAAAGACTTAGCAATCTCTTTGAATTTAGAAGCTTCGGAATTACTAGAGTTGTTTCAATGGAAAACAAGTGAAGAAGCGTTGGAGAATAATATTGATAAGATTAGGGATGAATTAGCGGATATATTCTATTACATATTGCTCATCAGTAATGACTTGGGAATCGATCTAGAAGATGCTTTGCGAAATAAAATGATAGTTAATGAAGAAAAGTACCCTGTTGATAAAGCTTATGGCTCAAATAAGAAATATACAGAATTATAG
- a CDS encoding MrcB family domain-containing protein — MGEIGNLSRSDSNFQSSCKVILESFSQAKREEFTAHGIAIHIRSTIPPILLKEAKLDQSMYRVQGSPGQGNWADVPWVAVFNKQKNVEATKGYYIVFVFRSDFKGFYISLNQGCTYFHEKYKEKLGNEKLGIVSNKVRELLHTIPKEQGLINIDLVSQGRLAKGYMKGHICGTYYDQDNLPDSKKIIEDLEELLITYEELLVIMNGRTLEQFNDYLLLNDDQYYLEDESSEEKFQETLLEIEKKNQNVPNYIEENPELRPPALVDKGGSEKWPRDSKKASRALRNNNFKCSFDDSHSTFISKKSGKFYVEAHHFIPMAQQKSYKYNLDRVANIFALCPNCHRMVHHGRDNDKVIVLRKLYKDRIHKLESLGLGITFTDLCKAYGISKGGNDLL, encoded by the coding sequence ATGGGGGAAATAGGAAACTTGAGTAGAAGTGATAGTAATTTTCAAAGTAGCTGCAAAGTAATACTTGAGTCGTTTTCTCAAGCTAAGCGGGAAGAGTTCACAGCACATGGAATTGCGATTCATATTAGATCAACAATACCACCAATTCTTCTAAAAGAGGCTAAATTAGATCAGTCAATGTATAGAGTTCAAGGTTCACCTGGTCAGGGGAATTGGGCAGATGTACCTTGGGTAGCAGTTTTTAATAAACAGAAAAATGTGGAAGCTACAAAGGGTTATTACATTGTTTTTGTATTTCGTTCAGACTTCAAAGGTTTTTACATTAGTTTAAACCAAGGGTGTACTTATTTTCATGAGAAATATAAGGAAAAATTGGGGAATGAAAAATTAGGTATAGTTTCAAATAAAGTACGTGAGTTATTACATACAATACCAAAAGAACAAGGTTTGATTAATATTGACTTAGTGAGTCAAGGAAGGTTAGCAAAAGGATATATGAAAGGACATATCTGTGGAACTTATTATGATCAAGACAATTTACCAGACTCAAAAAAAATTATTGAAGATCTAGAAGAACTTTTGATTACTTATGAAGAATTGCTTGTAATAATGAATGGTCGGACTCTTGAACAATTTAATGACTATTTGCTTTTAAACGATGATCAGTACTATTTAGAAGATGAAAGTAGTGAAGAGAAGTTCCAAGAAACACTTCTGGAAATTGAGAAAAAAAATCAGAATGTTCCGAACTATATTGAAGAGAATCCAGAACTGAGACCGCCTGCATTGGTTGATAAAGGTGGTAGTGAAAAATGGCCTAGAGATTCAAAAAAAGCATCTAGAGCTCTTAGAAATAATAATTTCAAATGTTCATTTGACGATTCGCATAGTACTTTTATTTCTAAAAAATCTGGGAAGTTTTACGTAGAAGCTCATCATTTTATACCAATGGCTCAACAGAAGAGTTATAAGTATAACCTAGATAGAGTCGCTAATATCTTTGCTCTGTGCCCAAATTGTCATAGAATGGTTCATCACGGGAGGGATAATGACAAAGTTATCGTTCTACGGAAGTTGTACAAGGATCGGATTCACAAACTAGAATCATTAGGGTTAGGCATAACGTTTACAGATCTGTGCAAAGCTTATGGGATTAGTAAAGGAGGAAATGATCTGCTATGA
- a CDS encoding crossover junction endodeoxyribonuclease RuvC gives MKIMGIDHGTNYSGWATMESGKPIEFGLRDYSKIAMPHVLDAIYQDTFRMIEQEQPNLIVLERPVHFKNASSVIALVGAYSMVTLAALHMGIKVADIRPSELKMQTGKGNADKETVAVEMQMLFDLDYDELAIPVLYKKDDPKGKYKKGDVQQRLFDPSDALALCWAYNQKYIKGVA, from the coding sequence ATGAAAATCATGGGCATCGATCACGGAACAAATTACTCAGGTTGGGCGACTATGGAAAGCGGCAAACCGATTGAATTTGGTCTCCGTGATTACAGCAAGATTGCAATGCCTCATGTGCTGGATGCCATATACCAGGACACCTTCCGGATGATTGAGCAGGAACAGCCTAATTTAATCGTATTGGAGAGGCCGGTTCATTTCAAAAATGCCTCGAGCGTTATTGCCCTGGTCGGTGCTTACTCCATGGTTACATTGGCCGCACTACATATGGGTATCAAGGTTGCTGATATCCGGCCATCAGAACTCAAAATGCAGACAGGTAAGGGTAATGCGGATAAAGAGACGGTCGCTGTTGAAATGCAGATGCTTTTTGATCTCGATTATGACGAACTAGCTATACCGGTCTTATATAAAAAAGACGATCCTAAGGGCAAGTACAAGAAGGGGGATGTTCAGCAGCGGCTGTTCGATCCCTCGGATGCTTTAGCGCTCTGTTGGGCGTACAACCAAAAATATATTAAGGGAGTGGCATAA